CTTTAATAAGATGTTTTTTATCAATTTAATAAGCGGTATTTTGTCACTGACACCTTGTTAAAAAAAGTGTCCAGGAAAGATGGACGGGTAATTTAATTATCCTTAAAAGGTGGTCATATGTTAAACAATAAAAACGTGACATTTCGGAAACTGTGGTCCAAAATACTTACAAGGAGCCAATTATAAGTAAAACAAATATAGGAAGGAATTTAAAAAACACTGAAAATTCGGCTTTTATTTAATGTCTTTAACGAGTGCAACGTGATTAAATTCCATTATTTTACTATTATATTTATCGatcgctttatccacgtgataaaataactgtcactttttaactccgcgggatagaaagtgttTATCGGACACcgtttatcacgctgtcacgtagacaaaaacggcCATAATATCCGTACAGGTTGCACTATCTGTGCTGTGTCGtcatatttgtttacattatgtCTCATTTCTAATGAACTCCATTTTAGATCAACATCATTCTATTCCACATTGATCTTATATTCGATATCATCAATCAAAATCACTGAATCGATACATGTTATATTAGTTAACTGCGGTTACAGTGAAGGggaataattataattaaccgaTCATTACAATCAAAAGGTTAATCATTTTTGTTAACTGCATGTGTGTTCAATGTTCATGCTTGATTTGAGTTTTATTGaggttttattatttaatttaagtcaCTAATTTGAGGAGTTATTGTTATTTAATTTCTTTTACGTGATTCTATTtgtttattatcttattatgggTAATTAGAAACAAATAAAATGGAGTTTACTATTAATTAAACTAAAGTAACTAGTAAATAGTGATCTCGGCCGTCACAATACTCACAACTCCACAAAACCACAGTGAAAcatctttaataaaataaaatatttcgttCAACCTAAAGCTGTTATATAAAGGGGTTGAGACCTAGTAGGTATACCTAGTATCTGTGTCAGAAGGCCTCGCTCTTCCAACTTATTACTAGTATAAAACTTTaacgttttaaaaatatttttttatacttccCCTTCATGGCGCGTACTTAACTGCAGTATCGTTACTTTTTTTGTatgcagggatgttgcgaatattcgcatccgcatccgcatccgcggaacatccgcattattttcaacatccgcatccgcataaaatcgatgcggagcatccgcatgatgcggatgtcgaccaagtcggtaacaggaacgtattagcggcggcgccggcagcgtaagtgctaggtaatttcgttattatatataacaaaatcgtctagatcccgaaaagtcggccaagttactgtttattaaataaaaggcacctatattcttgctcaaatactaaacgtttcgtttttttaaaataaaaatgctaaaatgtaatatttgacgtatgtTAAGTACCAAaccgcggatgtgaggctttaaatatccgcatccgcatccgtatccgcggatgtcaaaaaatctgcatccgcaacatccctggaaACGATTCAAATtaacaaaattgaaattctGTTTAAATTTGCGTATTTGAGCTCGGAAAAAAATTACAGGCGATAAAAAATTTCACTATAGATATGAGTACTTTATcccaataaaatatttgttaataaaTCTAGGATAATTTTGCTAattctatgtacctatattaaataTCAGAGTAGTCTATAAATAAGTTTAATGccatatttttttctaacaaGGTATTCAAATAATTATCATCATTTATGCTTACTATGGGTACCTACTACAAAGCAATCAAATCAAGATCTATTTACTTACCTTCAAATACTTCAAGTAATTGGTGTAAAACATGAACAAATGATGTTAATGTCGTATTTACACCTTAAATGAATACCTATACCAATTAAGATGTCTTAACTAAACATCGAATGCCAACGAACATTTTggacaaatatttgttttttttttcgtgacaaGCCCATTTAGGAACTGGGTCAGTTAGTGACATGACCTTTTACATGCAGATTTTGGTTAAAACGATAACATATTTCGTAAAGATAAATTTTGTCGAATGACTAATTTGacattgacaaaatatgttattaGAAACGATATGtgttagatatgtcagtgtcaaatgtgacgtttcttctaacaaaaacttcacttttgacactgcgGGCAGGTCAGCTACCTAGGTCTACGTTTGTATTGTTCTACATTTTGATTCTAATCGTACAATTCAGGTGAATAACGTGTCtacaattaaataataaaaaataaatatgtttttttaagttttacttttttttaataaaaatactgtTACTCGCCAAACTGACCTTGACCTCAATTTcacttgaaataaataaaaacagaaaatgACTGAACCTACAAGAAATGATCTTACGTAATACGTACCTATTTAGTTACAATAAGTTCAAGGTCGAAGAAAGTATTAATAGGTATTAATCCTCGTATCTTCAGCACCTTTACGAAATCAGTAAGAGCCTCATAAAAATGAAGTCGTTAATGTCATTATACATATCTAGACAATCTAGACATCTAGATACATGTCTAGATTGTCTAGTAAGACCTGTAGAAGTGTCTAACAAATGAACAAATCATTATTATGACATCATTTACGAGCAAAAGATTAATGACATCGCATAAAACCGTAGTGggagcaatttgttagatcgaCCAAAAGGTTAACACAGTAAATATAGTAACAGTACACTAACCCAAATTCAGTTACATTGGCTCGATTTTATTTTCTTGCCGATTTTTAATCGTTAGATTTACTCTATAGACTATAGACTCTATACTGTATAACTCTATACTGTGACTAGACCAAACATGTACATACAAACAGTATTTGAGGCGCTAACCACATTACGAAACGACCTTGACATATACCTAATATTTACACGGGCTCgttaaaatatgtctcaaaaACGCTGGACTATTATGAAAgttcaatattttaattttattagcaGTATTAACATATACTGAATGTTGACTGCAACCTATTAGAGTTATACTAACGTCATTATTTTCTCAATTCCAGAGGCTGTCAGTGCACCTAGCGGTGGTGCTGCTGGCGCTGCACCAGACATGCGCCGAGCCCGACATCTCCAGCTTTCCCAACCAGAACTACGCCGTCTTCGGAGCCCCCATCCGAGCAGACCTCGACGAGGACGGCTACTTCTACCCCAAGCCGAAGATACCCTTCCCTCAGCCGCAGAACCAGAATAACGTTTATGTGCCGCAGCCGACACAAGGATATGTTTATGAGAGGCCTACCATACCTTTCAACCCGCCGACTAGGCCtccaccgccgccgccgactAGACAAACTCCACCGCCGACCAGACCAACGCCCCCGCCGACTAGAccaccgccgccgccaccgcgACCAACGCAAGGCTACGTTTACGAGCGGCCCAGTACACCTTTCAACCCACCAACCAGAGCTCCGcccccaccaccaccaccacctacAAGACCACCCCCACCACCACCTACAAGACCACCCCCACCACCACCTACAAGACCACCCCCCATTTATTCCACACAAGTCCCCGTCTCAAGAACCACTGGATATAATTACCCTAAACCCAGCATCCCGTTCACTTTCCCAACACCACCAACTACTGCTCGTACTTTCCCTCCATCTACTTATTTACCCCCTGTTCCAACTACACGGAGACCACCCCCTCCATCCACCTACTTGCCCCCAGTAACAACTACTAGGAGACCACCCCCTCCATCCACCTACTTGCCCCCAGTACCAACTACTAGGAGACCACTCCCTCCATCTACCTACTTGCCCCCAGTAACAACTCCTCGCCCAACTCCCCCGCCAACCACAAGAAGAACTCCACCCCCCTACACCTACACCTACCCCACGCCAAGCGTAACCTTTACGATCCCTACTACTAGGCGCCCTTTGCCTCCTTCTACATACTTACCCCCCACAACCAGAAGACCATTGCCACcctctacctacctacctccAGTAACCACACCCCGTCCGACCCCACCACCTACAACAAGGCGACCGACTACTGCTTATCTACCCCCAGTAACTACGCCAAGACCCACCCCACCTACAACTCGCAGAACACCACCCCCAACCACAAGACCACCACCGACCTACTCCACAATACTATACCCTACTAGAACCACAGGTTACAACTACCCCACACCAAGCGTCATCTTCACTTACCCGACTACGGCTAGAACTTTCCCTCCTTCCACCTATCTACCTCCCACTACCCCTAGGAGACC
This genomic window from Cydia splendana chromosome 9, ilCydSple1.2, whole genome shotgun sequence contains:
- the LOC134793358 gene encoding uncharacterized protein LOC134793358 isoform X1, with product MRLSVHLAVVLLALHQTCAEPDISSFPNQNYAVFGAPIRADLDEDGYFYPKPKIPFPQPQNQNNVYVPQPTQGYVYERPTIPFNPPTRPPPPPPTRQTPPPTRPTPPPTRPPPPPPRPTQGYVYERPSTPFNPPTRAPPPPPPPPTRPPPPPPTRPPPPPPTRPPPIYSTQVPVSRTTGYNYPKPSIPFTFPTPPTTARTFPPSTYLPPVPTTRRPPPPSTYLPPVTTPRPTPPPTTRRTPPPYTYTYPTPSVTFTIPTTRRPLPPSTYLPPTTRRPLPPSTYLPPVTTPRPTPPPTTRRPTTAYLPPVTTPRPTPPTTRRTPPPTTRPPPTYSTILYPTRTTGYNYPTPSVIFTYPTTARTFPPSTYLPPTTPRRPLPPSTYLPPVTTPRPTPPPTTRPPPPPTTRPTPPPTRPPTYSTQLPQTRTTGYTYPKPSVTFTYPTPTTTRRTPPTTARTFPPSTYLPPFTTTRRPLPPSTYLPPVTTPRPTAPPTTRRPPPPTTRPTPPPTTRPPPTYSTQLPQTRTTGYYYPQPSNPFTYPTRPPVYIPPPTTRAPPIYLPPSTTSPPVYLPPSTTRPPYIPPSTRPPIYIPPPTTRAPIYLPPPTTRAPPVYIPPSTTRAPPIYIPPSTTRAPPIYLPPSTTRAPFIEDQGYFYDKPRVPFVF
- the LOC134793358 gene encoding uncharacterized protein LOC134793358 isoform X2: MRLSVHLAVVLLALHQTCAEPDISSFPNQNYAVFGAPIRADLDEDGYFYPKPKIPFPQPQNQNNVYVPQPTQGYVYERPTIPFNPPTRPPPPPPTRQTPPPTRPTPPPTRPPPPPPRPTQGYVYERPSTPFNPPTRAPPPPPPPPTRPPPPPPTRPPPPPPTRPPPIYSTQVPVSRTTGYNYPKPSIPFTFPTPPTTARTPPPSTYLPPVTTTRRPPPPSTYLPPVTTPRPTPPPTTRRTPPPYTYTYPTPSVTFTIPTTRRPLPPSTYLPPTTRRPLPPSTYLPPVTTPRPTPPPTTRRPTTAYLPPVTTPRPTPPTTRRTPPPTTRPPPTYSTILYPTRTTGYNYPTPSVIFTYPTTARTFPPSTYLPPTTPRRPLPPSTYLPPVTTPRPTPPPTTRPPPPPTTRPTPPPTRPPTYSTQLPQTRTTGYTYPKPSVTFTYPTPTTTRRTPPTTARTFPPSTYLPPFTTTRRPLPPSTYLPPVTTPRPTAPPTTRRPPPPTTRPTPPPTTRPPPTYSTQLPQTRTTGYYYPQPSNPFTYPTRPPVYIPPPTTRAPPIYLPPSTTSPPVYLPPSTTRPPYIPPSTRPPIYIPPPTTRAPIYLPPPTTRAPPVYIPPSTTRAPPIYIPPSTTRAPPIYLPPSTTRAPFIEDQGYFYDKPRVPFVF